Sequence from the Mytilus galloprovincialis chromosome 10, xbMytGall1.hap1.1, whole genome shotgun sequence genome:
GGGTCCATTATAACGGATACGGAAACTGTGCTGTTACAAGAGAACTGGTTACCTATTCAGGAAAACACAGACATTCAGATTTCGGACTTGAAGACGTTAATTGTACACAAAGATTTAAACCTTTATGCCAGTTGTTCTTGCGTGTTTCAAATTAAATATCTTGTTTTTGAAGTAGTGTTGGTATTTTCATTTCATAATGTATTTTTTGTATAGTCCACTCATTGGTTTCCGCGAATGGCATTTTAAAGAAGTTAGAAGATACCAAAATGCTAGATGATATCGAAAACCGTTAATTCATACATACTGGATACCTGTTCCTCGTTAAAAGTTTTGTGTCTGATCATTCTGAAGATATTTTTACGAAATTTGAACGGATGTCAATCTATTTAATAGTACGGAAAGTTTTTGTCATGTATAGCATAAATGATATACGCTTAAAGTAATATGGGAGTATAAACGAAAACGTATGAATGTGTttatactttgtcaaaatgtagtttattGGTTTGCTTTCGAAATCCGTCGATATTTAGAAGACATTGTGAGAGTTTTATTGAATTGGGAATATAAATTTGAAAGCCAAATGAGACAGCAGAAATAACGggatttataaaaaagaagatgtggtatgattgacaatgagacaactatctacaaaagaccaaattgAAGcgcattaacaactataggtcaccgtacggccttcaacaatgagcaaagcccataccacatagtcatctataaaaggccccgataagacaatgtaaaacaatttaaacgagaaaactaacgaccttatttatgtaaaaaaaatgaacgaaaaacaaatatgttacacataaacaaacaacaaccactgaatttcaggttcctgacttgggacaggcatatacataaatcatgtggaggggttaaacatgttagcgtgaTCCCAACccatcccctaacctgggacagtggtataacagtacaacataagaacgacctataaaaatcagttgaaaaaggcttaactcatcagatggacaaaaatacaagtggacgtggccgggtacttatacatcccgacacgcaaaacagatatgagagtactcgcagttatctgacagctagttcaaagccactaacaactaataaaaaaatcatgcatctaagactaaactatcaatccgtacttGTTATTTGTTAACTACATATCGTTAGCAATGAGGTTTATATCTAAATGATTGGTACGAGTAAATGATGACTTTTTGCTTGaatattaaaagataaatttacttttttcttattaCATAGGTTATAACAATCATGATAATGGTCAACAACCGATTTTGACTTTTGCTTTTTGTCACCTAAACAACGATAGTGTCAACTACACAACAAAATGTCTACTATATAACAAAATTAGGTCAACTGTTATGTAGTTTAAAGTTATGTAGAGGACGTATTCACACTTTGGGACATTTTATACACAGTGCTTTTTTCAGTGAATAAAACACCGAAAACTGATTATAATGATATAGATGTGCACGGCTACTAATTAAAGCCTTTGTAATATCATTCTTGATTATATTTTCTAACTTAACACAGAAGTGTAAGCTTTTTGTAATCATATAgtttttttctattattcaatGTAGATATTGTTCGAATTGGGACATGTACTTTAAAATGATcgtaaaaatgataggtcaccgaaCTTTTTTCAAACTACAGGTTGTGAAAAATTACTCATGTTCTAAGGATTACACGACTCATGTGtatagaaagcaaaataaatgaaAGGTAGACTTGTGAAATAGAATACGATATGAAAGCCCTTAGCAAAGACTTTCGGAATTTCAAAAGAAACAAATGGGGTCACAGTACGATTATTCGTCctaaaacataacatagaaaaatatagattcctgtggaaattttattttttctaaggTAACATCCCCTTGATGTCccaattaaataaatgaaatccAGAAACAACAACAAATCATACGTTCAATACAATACAAACAGTAAATGTACGGAATCTATAAATGTTTATTGGATGTAAGGATTTCTAATTAGTAGTTTGatcttataaaatattgaaacgCTACTAAAACTGGAAATATCACAATCCCCCCATTCCCCATATAACTTGATATGTTTCTTCCTTATCATATGAATGATTAATAATAAGTTTGGAACTGCCGTCTGATTTCTAGTTACTTATTATTATGTATCATACAATGAACACTTATCTGCCATCACGATTCCGATCTTATCATACTGACTTGTAAACATGGCAGCCGTACAATTTAAAGGTAAATATTTACATACAATCGATGTGTTACAATAGTTAGTACACAACATTTCAATTCGTAAATGCAATATAACATATGCCATTAGGTTATCTTAATTTTGTAATAGTGTATGTCTTCACTATTACCTGAACGACATGGTTTACTGTTTTCAGATGACTAGCCTAGAACCTGGCGATTTAAGATTGTGAAAACAAGTTTCTAGCGAGTTTAGATACAAACACATTGTAAGGTCAAATAGTCGTGAAAAATGCTGGTTAGTTTGTGTTTTACCTAATGTGCAAAACTCTATTTCAGTTTATATTTTGATTACATTGATAGCCGTCACAAATGCTGGTCTGTGTTTTGATAAGGATATTGCCTTGTGTAATCTGATGGCAAACGCTGACCCAAATATGTGCAACGATCCATGTATGGCAAAGTTATGTACCAGATTCTGTGGACAATGTCGTATGTAGTTTTGATATTTTAGTTGTATTTAAATTGGGGTATATTATTTGCAATTCACAAATATTATAATTCAATGGTCGATGGTTACATCTAAATGCTGTAAATCGCATTTGAAAAAGAACAGGCGTCTATAGGGCAGTATACATGAACATGAACACAAGTATCTAGCAGCATTAGTCTCTTGGTAGAATGTTTGTATCCATTGCAGGAGGTTGTGGTCATCTTTTTCTCCTCATCTGCTTAAAAAAGACACAGATACAGATAAACAAAACGTTAATTGGTATGCATATGTCATGTTCTAAGAACAAATAGTTTTCCTATATGCTTTTTTAGCGAGGAATGATGTTCAAATTGTCATTCCCTTTTAATCTTGAAGACCGGATTACTACTAGTTTTCTTCAACTGTAGTAAATTTAAATCGTACAGTACCATTACTTATCTTACATACTAAAAGGAATACGTACATTGAGATAGCAAATTgcttaaattttgaatttgccGCCTCTATATTTTCAGCATTGATTTGTCACAGTTGTCATGAGGTCGCCGATGCAACGAGCTGTAGACCAATAATACAATGTAACTCAAGTGATGAGGTAAACATTAAATCAGACATGATACCAAACTATTATCTTTGTCAAACATGTATACTTATTAGTATTCAATATGACTAACTAAATTAATTAATCTATTGTACGATGATGAacgcatgaaaaaatatttttatgaatggaTATTATAATATGTTACCATTTTTATGCCCTATgtattgaaaatgatagtgcggatgtggcatccgtgtactggggacacattcttgttttacattaACTTATAttgattttctaatttaaaataaaatttgatttgaCTACATTTTTTCTGCTCTACTTTGTTTCATTGCAGTATTGTTTTACAGTCCAAACATTCAACGATCATTTTGAAGAAACGTTCAAACTTGGATGTGCATCAAAGCATGTAAGTatgattttcttttgaaatgtcaaaatgcGAGTAAACAAAATACAGAAACAATACATCAGAGGCCAGCATATGTTCCTTTCAGAATAGAAATGTCTTGATACCTATATCGGATGCCTATCACTCTGAATGTAAATGGGTCTCAACGTACAtgtgtatttcatatatttaaatatcaatttgTTATTTAATTCAGTACATCTGCACAAATGTAGTTGTAATATTGCAAATTTTAAGAGGATTACAATGACAATATTGAATAaaactttttgattttattttataaaatttatgttgACTAATTTCTCCAGACTAAGACTTcgggcttttaaaatttaacagGTGTTTGCTTTCTTTAATCTTAAGTTTATCCTTATATTTAACAGTCATTGTGGAACTGTTGTGGGTGCGTGGTTTTCTTATCGCTGCCTTTCGTAAATAACGTAAAGGAAAGGAtcttacaaatgtaaaacaaaatacccTGAAATTGGTATTGTCTGTATCTTAACCATGCAACCTGTTAAAACAATATGATTATAGAATGATTAGTTCAAAATCACAATACCGTGCCGGGGTTATCAGAAATgatcattcaaaaatattttgacaacccgaatatacatgtattaattatcGGTCACATCCCCAAGCATCGTCAAATTAATCAAATAAAAGGCTATAGCCCAGTAGAAGACTACCAATATTTCGGGATTTACATAGTAAGGCTACAGACAAGGGACAGTCGAGTAGAACTGATACTTCAATGTGTACATGATAAGGTTGGAGGGATAGAAAAATTGTAGCCTACCTATTCTTCGCGATTTACATGATTAGGCTTCTGGCAAACGATGATTAAGTGGTACCAAATCTTCCGAGATTTACATAATTACGCTACAAGCAAAGGACAATCGTGTCATACCGGTACTTCGAAATTAACATTATAAggttaaaacaaaaggaaaataaAGTTGTACAGATTTGTCGATATGTACATTATTAGGCCTCAGGTAGACGCAAATCGAGTCGCTCCGGTACCTTAATATTTACACCGGCGGAGGACACCATACTTAGTTTTCTTACTAAGTCTATCGACTTCATCTATAAAAATAAACACGGAGTGAAGTTTAGTATATGatgcttgttttatttatagacATGTTTACAATACTCCTCTATTTCTCACACCAAGAGAGTAAGTATCGATGCAGGATGCTGTAACACTGACCAATGTAACAATAAACCCCCATCGTTACTTAATATTGGAAATGATACGAAGTCACCAGACGGAGGTAAATATATTCTAATAATCTGTATCTAACTACAAAATAAGTCGCAAAAAGCTGGAATTTATGTCAAAATGACCTTTCATACTACCAGCACACATAGGTATTACATGCACAGCATATACCATCTGAAAGTGCAAAGGAACAGCGCCtgtattgctgtttttcatcttAAAGTCACAAGAAGGCAAACTGAGCAAAAACTCGGACCTTTTGTAAACTGACGATTACGCTTCCACTAATAATTGAGATAAACAAAGCCGTggagtaatatcaataaaaaaaaatctagtagaataaaaagtaaaatcacgaaaatactgaacttaaattgaaaacggaaagtctctaatcaaatggcaaaatcaaatgataaaacacatcaaacgaatagacatattcctgacttggtacaggcattttcaactgtagaaaatggtggattcaacctggttttataacgctaaacctcttaattgtatgacagtcgcatcagattccattatatttacaacgatgcgtgaacaaaacagacatactaggtaaAATGGTCAAAATAGGGGTAGAGCAGTCATCcccgtgtcacaatctcaatcagaataaaaacaaacaaatattaaacaaagaatcACAAAAAAGCATATTAAACGACCACGTACATtgcttatatatttttgtatttaaatcaacccataaaggattgaaatatttgaaatcctGTGACTTAATAGCTATGTTCACATCAACTCTGGTGTAGAGTCGCGtgttgtcgttcaaagtattttcaaaattatagtaGAACAATAAATATAGAATGTTTACTCATGTTTTTCtgtttaaagaaaataacaaaagtaaCGAACTCCAGGGAAAAATTCCAACGAAACATGCTTTATTCAAAATTActaacatcaaacgaatgaaaaacaactcaCATCTTTGACtttaaatgtccctttgatatatatCACCTCTCTTGGTACAgtgatttccttttttttaaatgatggaCCAAACCTAGTTTCATAGCTAACTAAACatcacacttgtatgacagtcgcaaagaATTCTGATATATATTGAGatcaaagtgttttttttagagaataaagtatctatctaaCTTTTCATATTGATCATTTTGTTGTCAATTTGATAAGTCAGTAACAAACAGTATATATGAATATACTTAGGCTTGATATAATGTAAATACAATTACtcagttacaaaaaaaatgttatttttccaaaaaaaacaattcttttaaATATCAACTTCCTAGAACGGTGGTTTGAAAAATGCAGCGTCATTTGTAACAAAGTAAATGTAAGCTCACTATGCCTCACgtcgtttatatatataatcttaaaaCACCTAAAACAAGAAGACTTCAGTTGTTGTAAAAGCCTTctctttcatttttgtatatttttttctgtgcgtgttacattgcagtgttgtgtcgttgttctcctcttatatttaatgcgtttctctcagttttagtttgttaccccgatttttttttccatggatttatgagtttgaacagcggtatactactgttgcctttattttaatgaaattgtTTTAGTTATTTCATTCGAACTGTCGTCACAGGTGAATTAAAGAATAGGACACTATGTGAGAATCTTGCTGATGATGTCTGTGCCAGAATAGCTACAGTTATACCAAATATGTGTTCTGACAGCTGTATAGCTAATAACATATGTCCACATGCATGCGGAAAGTGTTGTAAGTATGGAAATGTTGGCATACATctaacattgttaaaaaaaataggaCTGCTTTCCAGGGctttttattaattaataaaaacgaattaatttaaataatttgtgCTAAAAATGTATTGCTTGAATTACATTTATTTAGGAAAGCAAATGTTCTGTCAGTCGGTTAAACGATTTAGGTTCAACAGTTGTATTTAATTTCCGAAACCTTAGCTGGATTGCTAATTTTCTAACGTTCTCGGTTTTATGAATctgtatatttttataaagtcaAATTTTTATATGAATCCTTCCCAaccaaaacaataaacaagactAAAATATAATTTAGGAAATTTTGGAGAACTTGACGTATTTACTTGAAGTAAGTTCGTCAAATGTTCACATAAACACTTGTTGCTTGTTTCTACATCCTATTTATGAATgtgaatatataattatttatataattgacaaaaaaattggTTTACACTAAAGGTTCTCAAAGGTAGAAAAATTGTATATTGATCAGCATGCTGGTTCACGTATTTGGTCAACATTTCATTGAAAGTACATCAGTTGCACTGTTTAAAGATCCAAAAACAGTTATACATATTGTCAAAATCTACCGTTCGATCTCAATGAACATgcatattacaaaaatataaacgtACGATGTCGAAAAGTATTTGTATACTGCAAGTTTCACTAAAAACTGGAAGACAcaatttatatatgttttctgCAAATGAGAATTATTCTATgaaaacacaaacaataatttACCTATCAAACTGTGCAAAATATTTCTATAGTACATAAAAAGGTTGTGTTAGGTACAATAACGCATAAgtcgaataaaaaaatacaaaaaacaattaGGTCAGCACAATAATTCACAGAAAACTACAGATTAAGCAACAAAAACCTCATCAAACATTTGGAGTGATCGTAATTGCTCCGGTAAGCAAATGTTGTTCAACATGTTTTACCAGTCGTGTCTTTGTCGAATGATTACAAATGAAATATCGATACGAGTTAGTTACACTTTAATGGAGAAGGAACTGTCTGTCTTCCCTTTACTTATCCTATAAATTATTATTGTTCAGCTTCGCACACTCTTACCTAgattgtttgatgtttttttggTTTCTTTCATTCGATAATGGTATTGTGTCTCACTATTAAATACATCTTATGTTTTCAAATGCCTTTTCATATCTTTTCAACCAACAATAACTGCTTTATTTTCCTTACAAGACAACTGCCTGTCATGTGACGAGATCGAATCTCCAGACAAATGTAATACTACAACGGAATGTAATGATGGCAAGGTAAGTCATACAACTCTCTCaaatttatatgtttgttttatagtgattaagattataacacaatgtttactgTTGTACCccaattttgacatttatacctattgtgtctttttgttttggccacaaatctttgtcaatataacgaAATAGCTCAAACAGTGGTGCtcaaaagtggcgttaaaaaaacaaaacaaaattaaataaatacaagttacaggtttcgctagctataaaaccaggtttaatccacccaAATTCTTGTAccaaccaacaaataaaaaagttgttatccattcgcgTGATgtgtttttgctatttttaaaattagggactttcctttttgaatttcctgcgaagttcggtattttttcgATTTTACTTTGTATTACTGGTATTATACATCAGGAGATAAGTTCGTATGTCGCAAATTATCAATGTCATATGCAtagttgtttttttctaataatataaGTATGTTATTCCACGTGTACTGCCTTCTAGATGGTCAATGTCGCGTATGGTCTTCTTCCGACTGTTTCATCTGAACATGATAGGACTTGGTTaatctaaataacatttatatttgttaatttcttacatataaaaatataaaagaattctTATAAATAACACGATGAAGGCTGATTCAAGAcaatgtggtatgactgccagtgagacaactctccatccaaggcACAATGCATACAGGTAAACCTTTAAAGGTCATCCAAGGAACAATGTATAAAAGTTATCCTTTAAAGGTCCTTTATACGTACTGCAAGACGGAGACGTTGCATatactgaacagcaagctataatcgCTCCTAAATTCAAgcaggaaaatcaacggtctcatttaaataaaaatagaaacgagaaacacttataaaccacattaACAAGCGtaaaccactgaacatcagattcctgacgtGTACAACAAAATGCTGCGAGTTTACACAGGCGCCAACCTTCACTCTAACCTTGAACTATAGTGTAACTTTGCAACATAGAAGGactcactataaaatatcaattgaaatggcgtAATTCAATCAAATGGCATATTAACAcacacaagtaaacatacactgaacgaattaGTTGTATCTATAATAACAGAACGtattgtatatataaaactaaataagAATGCATATTATGGTGCATGTTGGTGACGTTGTTCTTGCGTCCCATTAACCGGATGTATACTTTAGTCTCATTTACTCCTAGCGGTGTTTCAGTATTTCAATAATTGTTTCTGATAATCTTAATCCAAACGGAATCATGCAATATGTTGCAACATATATCTTCCTTCTAGGAATGCTTTCTAATGGAGGTACTGACACATGATTTCAAACCAGCAGTTAGATTAGGATGCATGGAAAAAACGGTATGGttagattaaaactttttgtatttAAATGCTTAATTCCAATTCATTTGTTTTTGATTGAAAGTTTTCTCATTTACACAATTATATCAAATCTTCTAGCGTTATAAGCACGTACAATTATTGCTAGCTTTTCACCTGTATCGATATCTTGCTTTTCATAGTGAGTACAATATAGAAATATGTTTTTCGGGTAACTGTGATCGTGACGGTTAAAATGTTGACCCTAAATTCAACATGCTATTTCCTGTTACTTTAAAGTTCATATTTATGCGTTTAAATCTAATCAAGTAAGGGTAAATCAgggaacaattataaaaaaaaaaatcatcaacaaaacggttaaatatctaaaatattatattcatatCAATAACATTAACCTTAAGATAGCCCAATTGACcttcaaaatcatatttttttttcattcttttcaatattttcaaactGTTAAATTTCGATTTCAATCAAAAAACGTTGCTATagttaaatcaatgtttttaaagtTATACCTTTTATAAGTAACAATGACTTTGACTGTTCGACCCTTAAATTTAAGTTACATCAATAAGTATCTTTCCCTTCTATTAAACATGTTCATCTTTCATATGtataatattcatttaaatcaATCATCAATGATAGATTATCCGAGTTATTATCAAGAAAACACCGTTTTCGTACACACGGAAAAACTCCTATTAACCTGACCAACGGCTATACAATTGAATGACAGGTTCTGTGAACTCATTCATTTTCTTGGGTAACAATTTTCGTTGATTggggaaaacttgcatattcgtgaaTACTTAATTTCGGGGttttgacaaattctgtataCATTCCTTTAGACAATGTGAAGttcgttgaatatttttaaatttgtggttcttctgtacccacgaaatccacgaaaattagtatttaacgaatataaatgaatccacagtacataaaTACATATTCTGAAATAGCTCCAGCAAATAGTTTAAATattggtttattttattttatagacttGTCAGAAATTCCATAACTCAGTGACCGATGTGTTCGGAAAGCGCCAGTCCTTCACACTTCAGGGAAGATGTTGTATTGGAGAAAAATGCAATTCAAACATAACATCAGCAATTAACCTAACACCTACTCTAACATCAAGACAGGACAGCTCATTTCATTAGACACAGTACGATGAACTCAAATCTTTCAACGAATATTAAGTTCAAAGCGTGATCATAACGACTTTCAAATCCTTATAGCATATGAGAGACTTTATTGACATCgaatatttgttcttttaaataaagaagaaaatatgTTTGCTATACAATTCTATAGCATATTTGCCAGTGAACagtttatttttactgttttgtttatgtgttggTAATATCCAGGTGGTTTGGTACTCCTACAACCCGTCATTGTGTTTTTGTGCTATGGCAAATTTATTTTATGCTTATATTTCGCATTTGTCTATGTGCTTTGTTaacataattatttgtttgtttttatgtcg
This genomic interval carries:
- the LOC143048633 gene encoding uncharacterized protein LOC143048633, with the protein product MAAVQFKVYILITLIAVTNAGLCFDKDIALCNLMANADPNMCNDPCMAKLCTRFCGQCPLICHSCHEVADATSCRPIIQCNSSDEYCFTVQTFNDHFEETFKLGCASKHTCLQYSSISHTKRVSIDAGCCNTDQCNNKPPSLLNIGNDTKSPDGGELKNRTLCENLADDVCARIATVIPNMCSDSCIANNICPHACGKCYNCLSCDEIESPDKCNTTTECNDGKECFLMEVLTHDFKPAVRLGCMEKTTCQKFHNSVTDVFGKRQSFTLQGRCCIGEKCNSNITSAINLTPTLTSRQDSSFH